tagtgcactaatagggaatagggtgacattaggGACACTTCCTCTGTGTTTAGCGTTCTTCTCTGGTTTGTTATTCTGACAGTCAAGGCCCAGTCTCACCTGCGCTTATGAGAATGTAGgggtccttcagtagggtcagcaAAGGAGTGCCCTCCACACTCTGTAAGTTAATGTGAAATGTTAAGCCagaggagacagaaagacagaaaaaaTGTCAATTTTTTCTAATGTGAGGGAGTTGTGAAACGTCAACATTCTAAAATAAGACAGCATGTGTAACTTAATGCAATGATGGCTTCTGTTCGGTGCATCTTGAACTACATTGATTTGTACACACTTTGGCTCAATCTGAATATGTCTTTCCAAGGTTCCTCACATCCTAGCTCCTCACCTCCTACTCTACAGTATTGGAACAGAAGTTCCAACGTCCCTCGCCTCAGGCTTTCTTCTCTAATGGTTTGTggaggtgggaggtgggacaTAGCATTTGAGAAATCAAGGAAAGATGAATTGAGATGAAGCCCCACTATTTTCAGTGATTGGGATTTGATCAAGTCAGTTATGTTCATTTTGAGagtgtattacattttttttatcttgaAAGAGATGGTAAAAGTATACTCACTCCTGGTGAAATCTTTGATGGCTGAAGTATACAAAGCTGTAACGCTGTGTGTTTAGAGAGTCAGTCAGTTGCCATTAAGGAACATTCCTAGAATATATTTTGTCCTCTCTGAACAATACAAACACAAGAGATAATCTGGTAACACTTTACGTTACAGtgcccttattactgtgtaactactCCTGTAATTACAGTGTAACAACAAATATAGTAATTCCTCATATTACACTGAACTAAGCATAACTCTAACCTTAGCACCGACCCTAAGCCTAAGTAACCTTAAGTACATTGTAAGTACAGACCGTACTGTACAAGTGCAACGAGAATTGTAATTACTCATTATTACACTGTACTGAGTGATTACGATACTCGTTACACTGTAATTACAGGATTAATTACAATGTAATACGGTCACTGTAATGTAAAGTGTAACAGATAAACGGTATTGAAACAGTCAATGCAGTCATAGCACTGAGATTAAATCAGTTCTTGATGTAATATTATAAGAAATATTTTAATTTGATTACCTCCATCAAATACTGCAAGAAAAGCCAAGATTAAGAAAGGAGCAGTCTTCCCCACAAATTCATACATCACACTGCCAAATGGCGCTCCAACTGTCAAAGACATTTTCAAGAAGAAATAACTGATTTTACATATATTCCACTTGATGATTTCAAGTTTGTCATGTTGTAGCATAAGACACATTTCACCATAACCATTTGCTATTTAGCAGAGgattttatccaaagcaacttacagtagtagtGCATACATACATTTTCGTATGGGTGGCCacagtgggaattgaacccaaaaCTTGGGCATTACAAGTgttctgctctaccaactgagccacactggaaCACTAGGATCTTagaaagggggaggaaggggagtaACTCACTGAGGACACCCATGGCCAGTCCACCCAGAGCGATCCCCATGGCTACGCCTCTCTCCTCATCATTTGTGTACGCACTGGCCAACATTCCCAGCCCTGCAGGAGAAGACATGCTTTTCACTTAGACATTAAGATGCTAGGACAAAATGGTTCATATTCTATTGCAACACTGGGGAGTTAGGATATTATTGTgaaacacaaaacacaacacccacacacagtacCTGCcacagaggagaaagaggaaccAATTCCCTGAAGAGAGCGAGCAAAAAACAACAAGGCGTATGTACCTGAAAAGGCAAACACTGACAACCACCAGACACAACCAGCATTATTATGACTGCACTGTGGAAAGATAAAATCAAATCTAAAGATGACACATGGGAGTTGTGAAACAGTCATGGTATGTATATTAGAGATCACTACCTCAATTATATCTCATTATCAACTGTGTGTAACAAGTTagaagtgtgtgtcagtgtcagacACGCATACTTATTGTTGAAACAAACATGATGATGAAGCCAGCAAACATTGGTATGTGATATCCAACCCTTGGGGAAAAAGAGAAGGATATGATTAGAACTAGTGTGTATTGTATttcttcattttcaataaatgagaAATTGAACACCGTCCTAGCTAGCTGTGATTTTGTCACACACAGAAAACACTTGCTGTGTAGCCGGAACATGTACCTGTTGGTCAGGGGACCCACGAAGGGGTTGATTAGAAGCTGCACCAGAGCCTTGGAAGCAAAGAGGAGTCCCACACGAACATTCTCCTTGTCCAAGAAGGCACTGTCCTCCTGGCATGTGCTGCCTTTCACCTGGCTGGAGTTTTTGGAGATGTTGAAGAGGAGGGCCTCAGACAGGTTGCTCTCAGAGCCTCTGAGGCTGTAGGAAGTGTTGTCATAGAAGGAGTGGACCGAGGCCAATGTGAAGCCCTCCTCAGATGGCCTCTGTGTGCTGGGCTGGATGAAGGGGTCTTGTGTCGGGTGGTCAAGGGCATATAAAAAGGTTGGGATGATGGGCACtgcgagagaggagagacgacACATTTGGGTTTGGAGGAGACTGTGGACTTTAAAAGGcagaaggaaggaagagaggtcAACCCTTTTGTCTCAGTACCGGGGAGGCACAGTGGATCTACTCCATGAGGGGTAATGTGGTCGCACTGCTCTCTGTCGCGCCAAGTTATTCTCTGTGTGCTCTAGAAGTCAGGCCAGGTAAAGGCAATTGCCATGGTCACGCTAGCTGCACTGTTGGCCCTGCAGCTAAATATTAAAACGTGTGATGTCCCTTTTTCAATGCAGATGTCACTGCCCGATCTAAGGTACACGCCACGTGCACTTttgaaagtgtgtgtatgtgtgtgtgtgggttgtctGGACTCACCGACAACAGTAAGCAGCATGTTATCCAGTAGCAGGGCTACACACACGACCACCAGCACCAGTCTGGAGGAGCCTCTGCTCTGTCGCAGCCACTCCCGCACCCACGCCAAGGGGTTGAATAGTGGCATAGCTCTCCACGTTCCCTGGGCCAATAGCTACAGAACAGTTCTCTTTTTCGGATGAGAAACAGATATGCTGATTATTAAAACATATTTGACAACATCAACATTCGTTTACCAATTTAGTCACAAGAATATGTCCCCACAACCGTGTCTATACATTATCGTTACACCACTACATTTGAGTTAGTCCTCAACTAACTACACATAACCTACTCCAGGTATACTCTTTTCATCTGAAAATATAAAACCGTAATAGTAAATGATCTGAAGGGGTCTCATCTCTCTGTGAGTGTACTACCTCCAACGTTACCTATCCCTGCCCTGCAGCCACCACTCATGCACCATCCATTTCAATTTAATAAGCTGGGATGTGGTAGCTAATGGAGTGAACTGGTGGCTGCTGCCTGGATGGTCGGGCATGGTATTTCTGGAGAGACATTTGGCTCCgaggatgttttttttcttctcagcaATAGGATTAGACTTCCTCCAGGGCCCTCTCCAAACCCTGcctgctgtgttctgttctgatcAAGGTAAAGTGCAGCCTGCTTGCCTGCCGTGGTGCTCACACACTGTAAATAAGGACTGGTCCATATGTTAAACAAACGTCTGATCGCACAGCTCCATCATGTCTCGTTTTACCACGTGCTAGTCAAGAACAAATGTGCAAAGGGCTCAGTACACATAGTACCAATCTTCTATGAAAATCACGATGTCTTTCAGTAACAGAGGTGATTATGGATTAAGTTTATAATTTCTGCAAATTAGGTTTGCAGAGAAATCTAAATAGCTTACTTTTATCTTCAGACATCTTACATTACTATATTGACACATCATATAGCCCATGGTTACCATGCGTAACTGGTGGGAACAAACCAATGGATAACATTACAATTCATGTTGAGTCATATTCCATGCATTATTTGCATCTTTAATGATTACAGAACAAACTATAATTAAcatttctaaaattgattagccTCATCCTCATCAATTTCAGTTAGGTCTATAGTAAAGTATTGAGGATCCCTTAAGTCCAATTCGACCTGAGTCAAGACCTCTTACCTTCAGATACATCCTGCAGATCCACATCGGATACAAGTGGTCATCTCATCCTCCTGTTGCTCTATTTAAGTCCTCTTGTGGCTGCCCTTTTTTCATAGGGTAGTCACAGCCCCCTCACAAACacatgcacgtacgcacacatactgtacacactccCTGACCTGAGCTCACTCTGCGTCACAGGGGGAAGTAATTGTCTACATCTGCTGCTCTTTATTGagaggggtgggtgggtgaggGGGGGCTGTATAACCTGAGGCTGGTGTTGTTCACAATAAGCTTTATCTGCCATCTCAGCCACATTAACCCTTTTCAAACTGTGGAACAACCTGGTCTTTTCCCCTGGCCTGTTTACATTGCACCTTTGTCCAATTGGCTCTGTCAACAGGTTCCTGTGATGCTAGCGTACCAGGAAGAGAGTCTTGTAAACTGTAAACAAAAGGCAGCACACCTCCAAACCGGCTGCTGGAAAACCTGGAGCCACTGTTGGTTCACTGGTTGATATGCAATTATCATATTATCAAAGTGTAAAATTGGTCCAATTAGAAAATGAAGGATTTTGAGAATTCCTGAAATCCACACCACTCGCCCATCTAAAGaattgttcacactgcaggccttaatgctcaaatcagttttgttttttcAAATCCATTTTGAAATACTTACTGTCCAAAtagcaagttacaagtgaccaaataGGATTtgtcatttgctgacatggctatgcTAGTCATAGTAACGACAGGTGTGTGCACAGTGGTGTTGGCTAATTGGTGGTGGTGCTCATGCTTCccatcactcagaagttatgtagcaagctaagatGACAACAATTTCTGCCATGGacgtttcccagttgct
This region of Salmo trutta chromosome 29, fSalTru1.1, whole genome shotgun sequence genomic DNA includes:
- the slc18a1 gene encoding chromaffin granule amine transporter; its protein translation is MPLFNPLAWVREWLRQSRGSSRLVLVVVCVALLLDNMLLTVVVPIIPTFLYALDHPTQDPFIQPSTQRPSEEGFTLASVHSFYDNTSYSLRGSESNLSEALLFNISKNSSQVKGSTCQEDSAFLDKENVRVGLLFASKALVQLLINPFVGPLTNRVGYHIPMFAGFIIMFVSTIMFAFSGTYALLFFARSLQGIGSSFSSVAGLGMLASAYTNDEERGVAMGIALGGLAMGVLIGAPFGSVMYEFVGKTAPFLILAFLAVFDGALQLCILQPSKISPGSVEGTPLLTLLKDPYILISAGSLCFANMGVAILEPTLPIWMMQTMCSPKWQLGMAFLPASISYLIGTNLFGLLANKMGRWLCSMIGMFIVGISLLCVPFAKNIYGLIGPNAGLGFAIGMVDSSMMAIMGYLVDIRHASVYGSVYAIADVALCMGFAIGPSIGGSLVRAIGFPYLMVFIGIINIFYAPLCFFLRNPAIREEKMAIIDQECPLHRKSYNTQKECREFPLSDESEEETEE